The following coding sequences are from one Mycobacterium bourgelatii window:
- a CDS encoding alpha/beta hydrolase → MTQAVKYDYERIPYLVAFQNNSGVRDVYGGLAEITVLESFLLKPKDKPSDTVLVFMHPIGGGAYLPMINALARAGHHVIYCNSRFRGTDSALMMEKVVEDLGECIKDAKNRLGYQKVVLAGWSGGGSLSVFYQQQAQKPTITASPSGDGPDLTQLDLIPADGIMLLAAHISRHGTLTEWLDASILDESDPTKRDPELDLYNPDNPNQPPYSEEFLQRYRQAQIDRNRRITAWVRDKLAELRAAGRPDEEFCFVVHGTMADPRWLDPTVDPNERTPGTCYLGDPRVVNMSPVGLARFSTLRGWLSQWSYDDARGDGVACGPDIAVPALVIGNLADDACTPSHTRRLFEAIGHPDKEMHEISGATHYYAGPDQRDKLREAVGIVTDWLTRHDFVGSE, encoded by the coding sequence ATGACTCAAGCCGTCAAGTACGACTACGAACGCATCCCGTATCTGGTTGCCTTCCAAAATAATTCCGGTGTCCGCGACGTCTACGGCGGGCTGGCCGAGATCACCGTCCTGGAAAGCTTCCTGCTCAAGCCCAAGGACAAGCCGTCAGACACCGTGCTGGTGTTCATGCACCCCATCGGCGGGGGCGCCTACCTGCCGATGATCAATGCGCTGGCCCGCGCCGGCCACCACGTCATCTACTGCAACAGCCGGTTCCGCGGGACGGATTCGGCATTGATGATGGAAAAGGTCGTCGAGGACCTCGGCGAGTGCATCAAGGACGCCAAGAACCGGCTGGGCTATCAAAAGGTGGTGCTGGCCGGCTGGAGCGGCGGCGGTTCGCTGTCGGTGTTCTATCAGCAGCAGGCGCAAAAGCCCACCATCACGGCCAGCCCGTCCGGCGACGGCCCCGACCTGACCCAGCTGGACCTGATTCCGGCCGACGGCATCATGCTGCTCGCCGCCCACATCAGCCGGCACGGCACCCTGACCGAGTGGCTGGACGCCTCGATACTCGACGAATCCGACCCCACCAAGCGCGATCCCGAACTGGATCTTTACAACCCGGACAACCCCAACCAGCCGCCGTACAGCGAGGAGTTCCTGCAGCGGTATCGCCAGGCGCAGATCGACCGCAATCGCCGCATCACCGCCTGGGTCAGGGACAAGCTGGCCGAGTTGCGCGCCGCCGGCCGCCCCGACGAGGAGTTCTGCTTCGTCGTGCACGGCACCATGGCCGACCCGCGCTGGCTGGACCCGACCGTCGACCCCAACGAGCGCACCCCGGGCACCTGCTACCTGGGCGACCCGCGGGTGGTGAACATGAGCCCGGTGGGGCTGGCCCGGTTCTCGACGCTGCGCGGCTGGCTGTCGCAATGGAGCTACGACGACGCCCGGGGCGACGGTGTGGCGTGCGGCCCCGACATCGCCGTTCCCGCGCTGGTCATCGGTAACCTGGCCGACGACGCATGCACCCCCAGCCACACCCGACGCCTCTTCGAGGCGATCGGTCATCCCGACAAGGAGATGCACGAAATTTCGGGCGCCACACACTATTACGCGGGTCCTGACCAGCGCGACAAGTTGCGCGAGGCCGTCGGCATAGTGACCGACTGGCTGACTCGCCACGACTTCGTGGGGTCGGAATGA
- a CDS encoding CaiB/BaiF CoA transferase family protein, with product MTVSGALDGIRVLELGTLIAGPFAGRLLGDMGAEVIKVEPPGAPDPLRTWGQAELDGHHVFWTVHARNKKAITLDLRRPRGRELFLELVDKSDIVVENFRPGTLEKWDLGYDVLSQRNSGIILVRVSGYGQTGPDARKAGYASVAEAASGLRHLNGFPGGPPPRLALSLGDSLAGMFGAQGALAALYRRSVTGHGQVVDVALTESCLAVQESTIPDYDVGGVVRGPSGTRLEGIAPSNIYRSADGSWVVIAANQDTVFARLCQAMDRPELATDERFATHGARGRNQDELDKIIGAWAAERQPADIIETLSAAGVIAGPINTVAEVVNDPQLRARGMLVEHFDERLQRPVLGPGIVPVLSESPGSVRNAGPAYPGQHNDDVYVGLLGKTHDELADLRAEEVI from the coding sequence ATGACGGTTAGTGGCGCATTGGACGGCATCCGGGTGCTTGAACTGGGCACCCTGATCGCGGGCCCGTTCGCCGGACGACTGCTCGGCGACATGGGCGCCGAGGTCATCAAGGTGGAACCACCCGGCGCCCCGGATCCGCTACGAACCTGGGGTCAAGCCGAACTGGACGGCCACCACGTCTTCTGGACGGTCCATGCCCGCAACAAGAAAGCGATCACCCTCGACCTGCGCCGGCCGCGCGGTCGCGAGTTGTTTCTCGAGCTGGTGGACAAGTCCGACATCGTCGTCGAGAACTTCCGGCCGGGCACCCTCGAAAAGTGGGACTTGGGTTACGACGTGCTCAGCCAACGCAACTCGGGCATCATCCTGGTCCGGGTGTCGGGCTACGGGCAGACCGGGCCCGACGCGCGCAAGGCGGGTTACGCCTCCGTCGCCGAGGCGGCCAGTGGCTTGCGCCACCTCAACGGGTTTCCCGGTGGCCCGCCGCCGCGGCTTGCCCTGTCGCTCGGTGACAGCCTGGCCGGCATGTTCGGCGCCCAGGGCGCCCTGGCCGCCCTCTATCGCCGCAGCGTGACCGGGCACGGCCAGGTGGTCGACGTAGCCTTGACCGAATCATGCCTGGCCGTACAGGAATCCACCATCCCGGACTACGACGTGGGTGGGGTCGTGCGCGGACCGTCGGGCACCCGACTGGAAGGCATCGCGCCCTCCAACATCTACCGCAGCGCCGACGGGTCCTGGGTGGTGATCGCGGCCAACCAAGACACCGTGTTCGCGCGCCTCTGCCAGGCGATGGACCGTCCGGAACTGGCCACCGACGAGCGGTTCGCCACACACGGCGCCCGCGGACGCAATCAGGACGAACTGGACAAGATCATCGGCGCGTGGGCGGCCGAGCGACAGCCAGCCGACATCATCGAAACCCTCTCCGCCGCAGGCGTTATCGCCGGGCCGATCAACACCGTCGCCGAGGTGGTCAACGATCCGCAACTGCGGGCCCGCGGCATGCTGGTCGAACACTTCGACGAGCGCCTGCAGCGACCCGTGCTGGGACCGGGGATCGTGCCGGTGCTGTCGGAGTCCCCGGGCAGCGTCCGCAATGCCGGCCCCGCGTATCCGGGCCAGCACAACGACGACGTCTATGTCGGACTGCTCGGCAAGACACACGACGAGCTTGCCGATTTGCGTGCCGAAGAGGTGATCTGA